The Blastopirellula sediminis sequence GCAAATCGCGCTCGGACGAGGAGATGTTCGGTCCACTGTTGCAAGTAATCCGCGTTGACGATTTTGACGCGGCGATTGCCGAAGCGAACGATACTCGGTTTGGGCTCGTCGCCGGATTGCTGGGCGGGGATCGCGAAGACTTTGAACGGTTCCGGCGGGAAGTGTCGGCCGGGTTGGTCAACTGGAACGTACCCACCACCGGTGCCAGCGGGCGACTTCCGTTTGGCGGGATTGGTTGGAGCGGCAACTATCGCCCGGCCGGTTATTTCGCGACAGATTTTTGCAGCGTTCCCGTTGCGGGACTCGCCCCGTCTGACGATCTGCCGAGGAGCGACGCGTGACGGTCGCCGGGGAAGTCAACTTCGACGGTCTCCTGGGGCCGACGCATCACTTTGGCGGGCTCTCGGCTGGCAACATCGCTTCCCTTTCGCACCGCCATCAAACTTCGTCCCCGCGTCGTGCGGCGCTCGAAGGATTGGAGAAGATGCGGCGCGTGGCTGAACTGGGAGTCACGCAAGCGATCTTTCCGCCCCAGCGTCGTCCTCATTGGGAGGTCTTGCGTGAACAAGGATTCTCGGGCGACCGCCGCGCATTGATCGAAGCCGTGGCGGAGCAGCGCCCAGAATTATTGAGCGTTGCTTACAGTGCATCGGCGATGTGGGCCGCCAACGCGGCGACCGTTTCGCCCAGCGCGGATACGGCCGACGGACGAGTCCACCTGACGCCGGCCAATTTGCGCACGATGCCGCATCGGCGGATCGAAGCGGCGCAGACGACCCAGTTGTTGCGTGAGATCTTCGCCGACGAGCGACTTTTTGTCGTGCATGATCCGTTGCCTGACCAGGCGAAATTCAGCGACGAAGGAGCCGCGAATCATACGCGACTCTGCAACAGTCACTCGCAGCAGGGAGTCGAATTTTTCGTCTATGGTCGCGGCGGCGAAACGGAGGAATCGGACGGACGTTTCCCTGCCCGCCAGACGCGGATGGCTGCGGAATGGATCACCCAGCAGCATCAACTTTGGCCCGAGCGGACCGTGCTGGCTCAGCAAAGTCGCAGGGCGATCGACGCCGGCGTCTTTCACAACGACGTGATCGCCGTTGGGAACGAGTCAGTTCACCTGGTGCACGAATATGCGTTCGCAGATCAAATCGTCACGCTGAAGGAGTTGGAGCAAAAGTTCGACGGCGAGCTGACGACGCTGGTCATTTCCGATCAAGAGTTGCCGCTTGAGGAAGCGGTTCGCACTTATTTTTTCAACAGCCAA is a genomic window containing:
- the astB gene encoding N-succinylarginine dihydrolase, with protein sequence MTVAGEVNFDGLLGPTHHFGGLSAGNIASLSHRHQTSSPRRAALEGLEKMRRVAELGVTQAIFPPQRRPHWEVLREQGFSGDRRALIEAVAEQRPELLSVAYSASAMWAANAATVSPSADTADGRVHLTPANLRTMPHRRIEAAQTTQLLREIFADERLFVVHDPLPDQAKFSDEGAANHTRLCNSHSQQGVEFFVYGRGGETEESDGRFPARQTRMAAEWITQQHQLWPERTVLAQQSRRAIDAGVFHNDVIAVGNESVHLVHEYAFADQIVTLKELEQKFDGELTTLVISDQELPLEEAVRTYFFNSQLLTIPDGTMTLVCPAECERSDAARKVIDRLLRDANPIQRCEFVDVRESMHNGGGPACLRLRVVLTPEELAAIPPVILWTPELHERLRNWIESYYRDELSIADLADPILADEAERALDELGRLLGNERLVA